The following proteins come from a genomic window of Lolium rigidum isolate FL_2022 chromosome 5, APGP_CSIRO_Lrig_0.1, whole genome shotgun sequence:
- the LOC124656438 gene encoding probable alpha-mannosidase At5g13980, whose product MYPFRRLALLLAAVVLLGPGGAAHGVYIPYNTSVGVVKGKLNVHVVPHTHDDVGWLKTVDQYYVGSNNSIQAACVQNVLDSLVPALLKDKNRKFIYVEQAFFQRWWRQQSNSTKDTVKGLVSSGRLEFINGGMCMHDEATVHYVDMIDQTTLGHRFIKEEFGQIPRIGWQIDPFGHSAVQAYLLGAQVGFDALYFSRIDYQDREVRKGTKKLEVVWRSSKTFGSSADIFSGIFPINYEPPPGEFYFEVDDESPLVQDDPQLFDYNVERRVNDFVAAALAQANITRTNHIMFTMGTDFKYQYAESWFRQMDKLIHYVNKDGRVNALYSTPSIYTDAKFAANVAWPLKTDDFFPYADKPNSYWTGYFTSRPALKRYVRLMSGYYLAARQLEFFKGRSNSGVTTDSLADALALAQHHDAVTGTEKQHVANDYAKRLSIGYQKAEELVSSSLACLSESGSKSLCSSKTKNFGQCPLLNITYCPPSEMNFSQGRSLVVLVYNSLGWKREDVLRIPVMSDSVVVHDSEGRVIESQLLPIANSSLNIRDKYTKAYLGTLPAAKPKFWLAFPASVPPLGFNTYFVSSGKRSESVSSTSTLYFQGNKSSNFQVGQGHLKLQYNAAGALSVYSDSKTRVEANFEQKYKYYIGDDGSGGDTQNSGAYIFRPKDTVPIKTGVQVPLTILRGPILDEVHQQINSWIYQITRVYKGKDYVETEFIIGPIPVDDGNGKELATEIVTNMATNRTFYTDSSGRDFIKRVRDYRSDWKLEVHQPVAGNYYPVNLGIYVEDGGKELSILVDRSVGGSSIKDGQIELMLHRRLVYDDGRGVAEALDEPVCVNDQCEGLVIQGKYYMKFDPRGEGARWRRTFGQEIYSPLLVAFSEQDRGDWVSSHVPKFSAMDPTYSLPDNVALITLEELEDASVLLRLAHLYEAGEHKDLSALSSVDLRRVFRDRKIGKIIETNLSANQERAAMEKKRLKWKVEGPLPDQNVVRGGPVDPSKLIVQLGPMEIRTFIISFNHR is encoded by the exons ATGTATCCGTTCCGGCGGCTAGCCCTTctcctcgccgccgtcgtcttgctcggccccggcggcgccgcccatggGGTGTACATCCCCTACAACACATCGGTGGGAGTGGTGAAGGGGAAGCTGAACGTGCACGTGGTTCCCCACACGCACGACGACGTTGGCTGGCTCAAGACCGTGGACCAGTACTACGTCGGATCCAATAACTCCATCCAG GCTGCGTGCGTGCAGAACGTGCTGGATTCGTTGGTGCCTGCGCTGCTCAAGGACAAGAACCGCAAATTCATCTACGTCGAGCAG GCGTTTTTCCAGAGATGGTGGAGGCAGCAGAGCAACAGTACCAAGGATACCGTGAAGGGGCTGGTCAGCTCTGGAAGGCTGGAATTCAT AAATGGGGGCATGTGCATGCATGATGAGGCCACTGTACACTACGTCGACATGATAGATCAGACTACACTGGGCCACAGGTTCATCAAGGAGGAGTTCGGCCAGATCCCAAGGATTGGCTGGCAGATCGATCCATTTGGTCACTCTGCGGTCCAGGCTTATCTCCTCGGTGCACAA GTCGGGTTCGATGCTTTGTATTTTTCCCGGATTGATTACCAAGATCGAGAGGTAAGGAAGGGAACAAAAAAACTGGAAGTTGTCTGGAGGAGTTCCAAGACCTTCGGGTCGTCCGCTGAT ATCTTTTCTGGTATTTTCCCAATAAACTATGAACCACCACCTGGTGAGTtctattttgaagttgatgatgAATCCCCCCTTGTCCAG GATGACCCCCAGCTCTTTGATTACAATGTTGAACGAAGGGTGAATGATTTTGTTGCTGCAGCATTGGCACAG GCAAACATCACAAGGACAAACCATATCATGTTTACAATGGGTACAGACTTCAAATATCAATATGCTGAAAGTTGGTTCAGACAGATGGACAAATTAATTCACTATGTGAATAAG GATGGCCGTGTCAATGCTTTGTATTCCACACCTTCCATTTACACTGATGCAAAATTTGCTGCAAATGTGGCATGGCCTCTCAAGACAGATGATTTTTTCCC ATATGCAGATAAACCCAATTCATACTGGACAGGTTACTTCACAAGCAGACCTGCCTTAAAACGATATGTCCGCTTGATGAGCGGATATTACTTG GCAGCTAGGCAGCTGGAATTTTTCAAAGGGAGAAGCAACTCAGGTGTCACAACCGATAGTTTAGCTGATGCTCTAGCTCTTGCTCAGCATCACGATGCTGTTACAGGAACAGAGAAGCAACATGTTGCAAATGATTATGCAAAGAGATTATCAATTGGATATCAGAAA GCCGAGGAGCTTGTCTCGAGTTCTCTTGCTTGTTTGAGTGAGTCCGGCTCAAAATCTCTTTGTTCGTCCAAAACAAAGAACTTTGGACAG TGTCCTCTCCTAAACATTACATACTGCCCCCCTTCCGAGATGAACTTCTCTCAGGGTAGAAGCCTC GTTGTTCTTGTATACAACTCTCTTGGATGGAAGCGAGAGGATGTCCTTCGCATACCA GTTATGAGTGACTCAGTTGTTGTTCATGATTCTGAGGGAAGAGTAATTGAATCGCAACTTCTGCCCATAGCTAATTCCTCATTGAACATACGGGACAAATATACAAAGGCTTACTTGGGTACATTGCCTGCTGCAAAACCAAAATTTTGGCTTGCTTTCCCTGCTTCTGTACCACCACTTGGTTTCAACACTTATTTTGTTTCGAGTGGGAAGAGATCAG AATCTGTCTCTTCGACGTCCACTCTTTACTTCCAGGGAAATAAAAGTAGCAATTTTCAAGTTGGGCAAGGGCATTTGAAACTTCAATACAATGCAGCTGGGGCATTATCTGTGTATTCAGATAGCAAGACTAGG GTTGAAGCAAATTTCGAGCAGAAGTACAAGTATTACATAGGAGATGATGGAAGTGGAGGTGACACACAG AATTCTGGAGCATACATATTTCGCCCTAAAGATACCGTTCCTATCAAGACTGGTGTTCAG GTTCCTCTCACAATTCTGCGTGGGCCCATACTGGATGAAGTTCATCAGcagatcaattcatggatatatcAG ATCACTAGAGTTTACAAGGGAAAGGACTATGTGGAAACCGAATTCATA ATTGGACCAATACCAGTAGACGATGGAAATGGAAAGGAACTAGCAACTGAAATAGTTACAAACATGGCAACAAACAGAACATTTTATACCGATTCCAGTGGTCGTGACTTCATCAAAAGG GTACGAGATTATCGGTCGGACTGGAAGCTCGAAGTGCACCAACCTGTTGCTGGAAACTATTATCCT GTTAATCTTGGCATTTATGTGGAAGATGGTGGAAAGGAGTTGTCCATACTTGTAGACAGGTCTGTTGGAGGTTCCAGCATAAAGGATGGGCAGATAGAGCTAATGCTGCACAG GAGGCTAGTCTATGATGACGGCCGTGGTGTTGCCGAAGCATTAGATGAACCTGTCTGTGTCAATGATCAATGCGAAGGACTAGTT ATTCAAGGAAAATACTATATGAAATTTGACCCACGGGGAGAAGGAGCTAGGTGGCGTCGTACATTCGGCCAGGAAATATACTCCCCTCTTCTCGTTGCTTTCTCAGAGCAG GATAGAGGCGATTGGGTGAGCTCGCATGTTCCCAAATTCTCTGCAATGGATCCGACTTACAGCTTACCTGATAATGTTGCATTGATTACCCTTGAG GAGCTTGAAGATGCAAGTGTTCTGCTTCGGTTGGCTCACCTATATGAG GCTGGAGAACATAAGGATCTTTCTGCTCTATCGAGCGTCGACCTCAGAAGAGTATTCCGAGATAGAAAG ATTGGCAAGATCATCGAAACAAACCTATCAGCAAACCAAGAGCGCGCTGCCATGGAGAAGAAGAGGCTGAAATGGAAGGTGGAAGGGCCTCTCCCCGACCAAAATGTGGTCCGTGGAGGGCCTGTGGATCCTTCCAAGCTCATCGTCCAGCTCGGGCCCATGGAGATCCGCACGTTCATTATAAGCTTCAACCACCGGTGA